In Rattus rattus isolate New Zealand chromosome 3, Rrattus_CSIRO_v1, whole genome shotgun sequence, one genomic interval encodes:
- the Alg5 gene encoding dolichyl-phosphate beta-glucosyltransferase, whose protein sequence is MASLLLQLVGLGVALAAAALILVSIVAFITATKIPPCHRHEEEKFFLNARGQKEALPSIWDSPTKQLSVVVPSYNEEKRLPVMMDEALNYLEKRQKHDRTFTYEVIVVDDGSEDQTSKVALKYCQKYGSDKVRVITLVQNRGKGGAVRMGVFSSRGEKILMADADGATKFPDVEKLEKGLSDLQPWPEQMAIACGSRAHLEKESIAQRSYFRTLLMYGFHFLVWFLCVKGIRDTQCGFKLLTREAAARTFSSLHIERWAFDVELLYIAQFLQIPIAEVAVNWTEIEGSKLVPFWSWLQMGKDLLFIRLRYLTGAWRLQQTRKVS, encoded by the exons ATGGCTTCGCTGCTACTGCAGCTGGTGGGGCTCGGCGTGGCGCTGGCGGCTGCCGCGCTCATTCTG GTTTCCATTGTGGCATTCATAACTGCTACAAAAATCCCACCATGTCACCGACATGAGGAAGAGAAATTCTTCCTCAAtgccagaggccagaaggaagcTCTACCCAGCATCTGGGACTCGCCAACGAAACAGCTGTCCGTTGTTGTGCCTTCCTACAATGAAGAAAAACGGT TGCCTGTGATGATGGATGAAGCCCTGAACTACCTAGAAAAGAGACAG AAACATGACCGCACGTTCACTTATGAGGTGATAGTGGTTGATGATGGTAGCGAAGACCAGACGTCAAAG GTCGCTTTAAAATACTGCCAGAAATATGGAAGTGACAAAGTACGAGTGATAACGCTGGTGCAGAACCGTGGGAAAGGTGGTGCTGTTAGGATG GGTGTGTTCAGTTCCCGAGGAGAGAAGATCCTCATGGCAGATGCTGATGGAGCCACAAAGTTTCCAGATGTTGAGAAACTAGAGAAGGGGCTGAGTGATCTACAGCCATGGCCT GAACAAATGGCCATTGCATGTGGGTCTCGAGCTCACCTGGAGAAAGAATCAATTGCTCAG CGTTCTTACTTCCGGACCCTTCTTATGTACGGATTCCATTTCCTGGTGTGGTTCCTCTGTGTCAAAGGAATCAGGGACACACAGTGTGGATTCAAACTACTGACCCGAGAAGCAGCGGCCCGCACCTTCTCGTCTCTGCACATTGAACGATG ggCATTTGATGTAGAACTGCTATACATAGCACAGTTTCTTCAAATCCCAATAGCAGAAGTTGCTGTCAACTGGACAGAAATTGAGG gTTCTAAGTTAGTTCCATTTTGGAGCTGGCTacaaatgggcaaagacctgctTTTTATCCGACTTCGGTATCTGACCGGTGCCTGGAGGCTTCAGCAAACAAGGAAAGTGAGTTAG